A portion of the Sulfuricurvum kujiense DSM 16994 genome contains these proteins:
- the miaB gene encoding tRNA (N6-isopentenyl adenosine(37)-C2)-methylthiotransferase MiaB — MSKKLFIETLGCAMNVRDSEHMIAELNAHEGYELTDDAASADLILINTCSVREKPVHKLFSELGVFNKLKKADAKIGVCGCTASHLGKEIIKRAPYVNFVLGARNVSKIADVLHRDRAVEVEIDYDESQFAFKDFRSSPYKAYINISIGCDKQCTFCIVPKTRGDEISIPPDLIVAEVRKAVENGAKEVFLLGQNVNNYGRRFSDVNDKMNFTELLRRVSAVEGLERIRFTSPHPFHMDDEFLEEFARNPKICKSMHMPLQSGSTDILKAMKRGYTKEWFLNRARKLRELVPDVSISTDIIVAFPGESDADFEDTLDVMKEVRFEQVFSFKYSPRPLTEAESFTNVVDSELGSFRLSTLQAYQDTILDSISAGLLGKEYDVYFEELRSDGYVAGRSDNNIMIKVKGSEEWLGKIARVKITEVSRSVQYGEIIA; from the coding sequence ATGAGTAAGAAACTTTTTATCGAGACACTCGGATGTGCTATGAATGTGCGCGATTCCGAGCATATGATCGCTGAGTTGAATGCCCATGAGGGGTACGAACTCACCGATGACGCGGCTTCGGCCGATCTGATCCTCATCAATACCTGTTCGGTACGCGAAAAACCGGTTCACAAACTTTTTTCCGAACTCGGTGTCTTTAACAAACTCAAAAAAGCAGATGCCAAAATCGGTGTATGCGGATGTACGGCATCCCATCTGGGTAAAGAGATTATCAAGCGTGCCCCTTATGTCAATTTTGTCCTCGGTGCCCGCAATGTTTCTAAAATTGCCGATGTCCTTCATCGTGATCGTGCAGTCGAAGTCGAGATCGATTACGATGAATCTCAATTTGCGTTTAAAGATTTCCGCAGCAGCCCTTATAAAGCCTATATCAACATCTCCATCGGCTGCGACAAGCAGTGTACTTTTTGTATTGTCCCTAAAACCCGTGGAGATGAGATATCGATTCCGCCCGATTTGATTGTTGCCGAAGTACGAAAAGCGGTAGAGAACGGAGCCAAAGAGGTTTTTCTCCTCGGTCAAAACGTCAACAACTACGGGCGCCGTTTTTCAGACGTAAACGACAAAATGAACTTCACTGAATTGCTTCGACGTGTAAGTGCGGTGGAGGGATTGGAGCGTATCCGATTCACCTCTCCTCATCCGTTTCACATGGACGATGAATTTCTCGAAGAGTTTGCCCGGAATCCGAAAATCTGCAAATCGATGCACATGCCGTTGCAAAGCGGATCGACCGATATTCTCAAAGCGATGAAACGGGGATATACCAAAGAATGGTTCTTGAACCGTGCCCGCAAACTGCGCGAACTCGTTCCTGATGTCAGTATCAGTACCGATATCATCGTTGCGTTCCCCGGTGAGAGTGATGCCGATTTCGAAGATACCCTCGATGTGATGAAAGAGGTACGGTTTGAGCAGGTATTTAGTTTTAAATACTCTCCCCGTCCTCTTACGGAGGCGGAAAGTTTTACGAACGTCGTAGACTCGGAACTTGGTTCATTTAGACTGAGCACCCTTCAAGCCTATCAGGACACGATTCTCGATTCCATCAGTGCAGGATTGTTGGGAAAAGAATATGATGTCTATTTTGAAGAATTGCGCTCAGACGGGTATGTTGCCGGACGGAGTGATAACAATATCATGATAAAGGTCAAAGGGAGTGAAGAGTGGCTCGGCAAGATCGCACGTGTAAAAATCACCGAGGTCTCACGATCGGTTCAATACGGAGAGATCATTGCGTAA
- a CDS encoding ABC transporter permease gives MKYFFHSLLYTFLMLFLISVLSFGAIHMAPNSFMGGELNPNMTPEAISQLRAVYGLDKPLLKQYADWVDNLVTLNFGISFVSGAQVSNVVADRLPVTLWMNMIALTLTFVLSLGMGIKAALSYGKKTDTIISQFSLLSFAMPSYYLALVAMMVLSVALGWFPIAGIHSLEPPEGIGYYSDMAWHLTLPIAVMVFVGVGSLALYIRSLTIEILKSDYIYFARSRGIGEGKIIRYYILPNLLPPIVTMLGLSLPGLIGGSVILESIFGIEGMGQLFYLSAMSRDYPVIMGILMMSAFLALIGNQIADAVLLKLNPFVKR, from the coding sequence ATGAAATATTTTTTCCATTCATTGCTCTATACGTTTTTAATGCTGTTCTTGATCTCTGTTCTCTCCTTCGGGGCAATCCATATGGCACCCAACAGTTTTATGGGTGGTGAACTGAATCCCAATATGACCCCTGAAGCTATCTCGCAGCTGCGTGCGGTTTACGGATTGGATAAGCCTCTGCTGAAGCAATACGCCGATTGGGTAGACAATTTGGTTACCCTCAACTTCGGTATTTCATTCGTCAGCGGAGCGCAAGTCTCTAATGTAGTAGCCGATAGACTGCCTGTGACCTTGTGGATGAATATGATTGCTTTGACTTTGACATTTGTTCTCTCATTAGGGATGGGGATTAAAGCGGCACTCTCGTATGGTAAGAAAACGGATACGATTATCAGCCAATTTTCACTGCTCAGTTTTGCTATGCCATCGTATTATCTGGCTTTGGTAGCGATGATGGTTCTTAGCGTAGCGTTAGGATGGTTTCCGATTGCTGGGATACATTCGCTCGAACCGCCGGAGGGAATAGGGTATTATAGTGATATGGCGTGGCATTTGACACTGCCGATTGCAGTTATGGTTTTTGTCGGGGTGGGGAGTTTAGCCCTTTATATCCGCTCTTTGACGATTGAAATCCTCAAAAGTGACTATATCTATTTTGCCCGTTCGCGGGGAATCGGAGAAGGTAAAATAATCCGCTATTACATACTTCCCAATCTTCTTCCTCCCATTGTAACGATGTTGGGTTTATCGTTGCCTGGCCTTATCGGCGGATCGGTGATACTTGAATCGATTTTCGGAATTGAGGGGATGGGGCAGCTGTTTTATCTGAGTGCAATGAGTCGGGACTATCCGGTGATAATGGGGATTTTGATGATGAGTGCATTTTTGGCGCTTATCGGCAATCAGATTGCCGATGCGGTACTATTGAAGTTAAATCCGTTTGTGAAGCGATAA
- a CDS encoding triose-phosphate isomerase has translation MILCANFKANKTRQETRAYMAVVESFVSANDITDTIIVFPPFTALEHDPRNVLIGVQNGYPVKNGAFTGEIALEQLEEFGIKTILIGHSERRHILGETQEQIAAKFRFFAEQGFLIVYCVGEPLEIREQGHEALMAYIEKQFEGIDLTYSDLVLAYEPVWAIGTGLTPSNSDIELLHGALRMKTTAPLLYGGSVKVDNAGEIMALENVDGVLVGSAALSANDFCDMIAQAVELNTEKGE, from the coding sequence ATGATATTGTGTGCCAACTTTAAAGCGAACAAAACACGTCAAGAGACACGTGCCTATATGGCTGTAGTAGAGTCATTTGTAAGTGCAAACGATATCACCGATACGATTATCGTATTTCCTCCGTTTACGGCATTGGAGCATGATCCCCGCAACGTATTGATCGGAGTCCAAAACGGCTATCCGGTAAAAAACGGCGCCTTTACCGGAGAGATAGCATTGGAGCAGCTCGAAGAGTTCGGAATCAAGACGATTCTGATCGGTCACTCCGAACGCCGTCATATCCTCGGTGAGACGCAAGAGCAGATAGCGGCTAAATTCCGGTTTTTTGCCGAACAGGGATTTTTGATCGTTTACTGTGTCGGTGAACCTTTAGAGATTAGAGAACAGGGACATGAAGCTCTCATGGCCTATATAGAAAAGCAGTTTGAAGGGATTGATCTGACCTATTCGGATCTGGTTCTTGCCTATGAACCGGTATGGGCTATCGGTACGGGGCTGACCCCTTCAAATAGCGATATAGAGCTTTTACACGGAGCGTTAAGAATGAAAACGACTGCGCCTCTTTTATACGGGGGGAGTGTCAAAGTGGACAATGCGGGTGAAATTATGGCCTTGGAAAACGTTGACGGCGTTCTTGTAGGCTCAGCGGCACTCAGTGCCAACGATTTTTGCGATATGATCGCACAAGCAGTGGAATTAAACACAGAAAAAGGAGAATAA
- the fabI gene encoding enoyl-ACP reductase FabI: MLMQGKKGLIVGLANDKSIAYGIAQALHKQGAQMAFTYLNEALQKRVEPIAASFDNSPVYKLDVSDEADMEAIAAKVAADFGEIDFLVHSVAFAPKEALTEGFMKTSKSAFQIAMDVSVYSLIDLTNRLESVLAPGASIITLSYLGGPKYIPNYNVMGVAKAALESTVRYMAVELGASKGQRVNAISAGPIKTLAASGIGDFKQILNWNESNAPLRKNVTIEEVGNSAMYLLSDLSSGVSGEVHYVDAGYNIMGMAAVEKNAEGKSVFVWDANK, from the coding sequence ATGTTAATGCAAGGGAAAAAAGGGTTAATCGTAGGACTTGCCAACGATAAATCGATCGCATACGGTATCGCACAAGCGCTTCACAAACAAGGGGCGCAAATGGCGTTTACCTATCTTAATGAAGCACTGCAAAAACGGGTAGAACCGATAGCGGCAAGTTTTGACAACTCTCCGGTCTATAAATTGGATGTATCCGATGAGGCTGATATGGAGGCGATCGCAGCGAAAGTAGCGGCTGATTTCGGAGAAATCGACTTTTTGGTTCACTCGGTTGCATTCGCACCGAAAGAAGCATTGACCGAAGGGTTTATGAAAACGTCAAAAAGTGCGTTTCAAATCGCTATGGATGTCTCCGTCTATTCTTTGATCGACTTAACGAACCGCTTAGAGAGCGTATTGGCTCCGGGCGCGTCTATTATTACCCTCAGCTACCTCGGCGGACCGAAATATATCCCGAACTACAATGTCATGGGTGTCGCAAAAGCGGCGTTGGAATCAACCGTACGCTATATGGCGGTAGAACTCGGTGCATCCAAAGGGCAACGTGTAAACGCGATCAGTGCGGGTCCTATTAAAACCCTGGCGGCCAGCGGTATCGGCGATTTCAAACAAATCCTTAACTGGAACGAATCCAATGCACCGTTACGCAAAAACGTGACGATCGAAGAGGTCGGAAACTCGGCAATGTACCTGCTTAGCGATCTCTCAAGCGGGGTCAGCGGTGAAGTTCATTATGTCGATGCGGGCTATAACATCATGGGTATGGCTGCGGTAGAGAAAAATGCTGAAGGAAAAAGTGTTTTTGTTTGGGATGCAAACAAGTAA
- the nusA gene encoding transcription termination factor NusA: MENILDIIESIANEKGLNPDRVQEAIKTSFIQTAKRIINPTFAFEADIDDRTKQVRLRQIITVVADDAPELEGEEAGAYMGITAALEIDDEAEIGDQLQMEHDIESYGRSAFATLHREIEFHIQRLVENELYDKYKSKINQIVSGRVTRVDSDQNTTIEIDEIRAVLPMKSRIKGEKFKVGDVVSAIVRRVHVDKSNGISMELSRTAPKFLEELLALEVPEIKDGIVVIEKCARIPGERAKIALYTNRPQIDPIGATVGVRGVRINAVSEELCGENIDCVEYSSSPELFISRAMSPAIISAVVVTENEGEEKKAVVTLPSDQKSKAIGKSGINIRLASMLTGYTIELNEVGGSAQMGEKAQEEKKEGLSSLEALFGN, translated from the coding sequence GTGGAAAATATTTTAGATATTATTGAATCTATCGCAAACGAAAAAGGGCTTAATCCGGATCGTGTTCAAGAGGCGATTAAAACCTCGTTTATCCAAACCGCCAAACGAATAATTAATCCAACTTTTGCTTTTGAAGCTGATATTGACGATCGTACCAAACAGGTTAGGCTACGACAAATCATTACCGTCGTTGCCGACGATGCTCCGGAACTTGAGGGTGAAGAGGCGGGCGCGTATATGGGTATTACCGCAGCATTGGAAATCGATGACGAAGCGGAAATCGGCGATCAGCTCCAAATGGAACACGACATCGAAAGCTACGGACGAAGCGCGTTTGCCACCTTGCACCGAGAAATCGAATTTCATATCCAGCGCCTTGTTGAAAACGAGCTTTACGACAAATACAAAAGTAAAATCAATCAAATCGTATCCGGCCGCGTTACCCGTGTAGACAGCGACCAAAATACCACCATCGAAATTGATGAGATCCGTGCGGTATTGCCGATGAAAAGCCGTATCAAAGGTGAAAAATTCAAAGTCGGCGATGTTGTGAGTGCCATCGTTCGCCGTGTCCACGTTGACAAAAGCAACGGTATTTCGATGGAGCTCTCACGAACCGCTCCGAAATTTCTCGAAGAGCTTTTGGCATTGGAAGTTCCTGAGATCAAAGACGGCATCGTCGTTATCGAAAAATGCGCCCGTATTCCGGGTGAGCGTGCGAAAATCGCCCTCTACACCAACCGACCTCAAATCGATCCGATCGGTGCAACCGTCGGGGTACGCGGTGTCCGTATCAACGCGGTAAGCGAAGAGCTGTGCGGTGAAAACATCGACTGTGTCGAATACAGTTCGTCTCCCGAACTTTTCATCTCCCGTGCGATGTCTCCTGCCATTATCAGTGCCGTTGTCGTAACTGAAAATGAAGGCGAAGAGAAAAAAGCGGTTGTTACCCTCCCAAGCGACCAAAAATCCAAAGCAATCGGGAAAAGCGGTATCAACATCCGTTTAGCATCAATGCTAACAGGATATACAATCGAGCTGAATGAAGTGGGCGGAAGCGCTCAAATGGGTGAAAAAGCTCAGGAAGAGAAAAAAGAGGGGCTTAGCTCGCTCGAAGCGCTTTTTGGAAACTAG
- a CDS encoding OprD family outer membrane porin, which produces MKLVKMSLAAAVLLGASAFAIDNVKVSGDAKLYYNTNNADYLDGSGNKQSGLFDKAASAADTALTLGVTGDLTKGVSFGVKGIAVSTLGLENNLVSNTWTGAHDAKANGSSFGAQVDDQAWISEMWVAATLGKTTAKLGRMELDTPFAFSEKWSIATNTFDAAVLINQDIPDTTLVGAWVGKGNGVNAIGAYSLNGVPSNTPAVGIDGIVGAGANFDTFASDGAYAAALVNNSFKPLTFQAWYYNVVDVADTYWLQADIDCQLVKGVKIGAQYANMSPKGNIESTLDGIGSNDNSSAYAFKLGYEGVQNLKVSAAYSKADSDGVLKIANVATNNLGAAQSKLYTEAWWNYGYVGAPDARSWNVTAEYDAGLAKLGAYYTDVSIDDTNVVNQAVGGKDNVDMKEIAVTATKSFGPLDATLAYISTDADDQNTGDRYDTVQAYLTLNF; this is translated from the coding sequence ATGAAGTTAGTTAAAATGAGTCTTGCAGCAGCAGTGTTGCTCGGAGCGAGCGCATTCGCAATCGATAATGTAAAAGTTAGCGGTGATGCTAAACTTTATTACAACACAAACAATGCTGATTATCTAGATGGCAGTGGTAATAAACAAAGTGGTCTGTTTGACAAAGCAGCAAGTGCAGCGGATACAGCTCTTACTCTTGGTGTAACAGGTGATTTGACAAAAGGTGTCTCTTTCGGCGTTAAAGGTATTGCTGTTAGTACTCTTGGTCTTGAAAACAACCTTGTAAGCAACACATGGACAGGTGCACATGATGCGAAAGCAAACGGTTCATCTTTTGGTGCTCAAGTTGATGACCAAGCATGGATCAGTGAAATGTGGGTTGCTGCAACTCTTGGGAAAACTACGGCAAAACTTGGACGCATGGAGCTAGATACTCCATTTGCTTTCTCTGAAAAATGGTCTATCGCGACAAACACATTTGACGCAGCGGTTCTTATCAACCAAGACATCCCTGATACAACTCTAGTAGGTGCATGGGTAGGAAAAGGAAATGGTGTTAATGCTATTGGAGCATACTCATTGAATGGTGTTCCTAGCAACACTCCTGCTGTTGGAATCGATGGTATCGTAGGTGCTGGTGCAAACTTCGATACATTTGCTAGTGACGGCGCGTATGCAGCAGCATTGGTAAACAACTCTTTCAAACCTCTTACATTCCAAGCATGGTACTACAACGTTGTTGACGTTGCTGATACTTACTGGTTGCAAGCAGACATCGATTGCCAATTGGTTAAAGGTGTAAAAATCGGTGCACAATATGCAAATATGTCACCAAAAGGTAACATTGAATCAACATTGGATGGAATCGGATCAAACGATAATTCATCTGCATATGCATTCAAACTTGGATATGAAGGTGTTCAAAATCTAAAAGTTTCTGCTGCATATTCAAAAGCAGATTCAGACGGTGTATTGAAAATTGCTAACGTTGCAACAAATAACCTTGGTGCTGCTCAATCTAAATTGTACACTGAAGCATGGTGGAACTACGGATACGTTGGTGCTCCGGATGCTCGTTCTTGGAACGTAACGGCTGAGTACGATGCAGGTCTTGCTAAACTTGGCGCATACTATACAGATGTATCAATCGATGATACGAATGTGGTCAACCAAGCGGTTGGTGGAAAAGACAATGTCGATATGAAAGAAATTGCAGTTACTGCAACTAAATCGTTCGGACCGTTGGATGCGACTTTGGCTTATATCTCTACAGATGCTGACGATCAAAATACCGGTGATCGTTACGACACTGTACAAGCTTACTTGACTCTTAACTTCTAA
- a CDS encoding HP0268 family nuclease, producing the protein MELKLARSEHDSKPKKIDLKKITEMVEKSNSSILYFDRENSHKDLLALQDHFEGEGKSFYMREVKYGLSANEYMYEVHIL; encoded by the coding sequence ATGGAACTCAAACTCGCCCGCAGCGAACATGACTCAAAACCAAAAAAAATCGATCTCAAAAAAATTACCGAAATGGTAGAGAAAAGCAACTCTTCTATCCTCTATTTCGACCGTGAAAACTCACACAAAGACCTTCTTGCACTTCAAGACCATTTCGAGGGAGAAGGGAAAAGTTTTTACATGCGTGAAGTGAAATACGGACTCTCTGCAAATGAATACATGTATGAGGTTCATATATTATAG
- a CDS encoding lysophospholipid acyltransferase family protein, whose translation MRKRFLRALALWLIPPIGTLLIRLIYLTNRKRFHLPMSIPNEPVIFAFWHGDLLMQPYLYYQFRRNPKANVLISDHFDGQIIARIMRYFKLGTIHGSTTRGGAKVLIQGLKSLSEGYDIGITPDGPKGPRHEMSDGVVVMAQKRNAKVIVYSCVPSTFWQLPSWDRFTVPKPFGRLDFYASEPIDLGGLEMEAAKALIKAKLMEHVL comes from the coding sequence TTGCGTAAACGTTTTTTACGTGCTTTGGCTTTATGGCTTATCCCTCCGATCGGGACGCTGTTAATCCGTCTTATCTACCTTACCAATCGAAAACGGTTTCATCTCCCGATGAGTATCCCGAATGAACCGGTCATTTTTGCTTTTTGGCACGGCGATCTCTTGATGCAGCCGTATCTCTACTATCAGTTCCGTCGCAATCCGAAGGCCAATGTTTTGATATCCGATCATTTCGACGGCCAGATTATCGCCCGTATAATGCGCTATTTCAAACTGGGAACCATTCACGGCTCAACAACTCGCGGCGGAGCCAAGGTTCTTATTCAAGGGCTTAAATCGCTCTCGGAAGGGTATGATATCGGAATCACCCCTGACGGACCTAAGGGACCGCGCCATGAGATGAGCGACGGTGTCGTAGTTATGGCGCAAAAACGCAATGCCAAAGTGATCGTATACAGCTGTGTCCCTTCCACATTTTGGCAGCTTCCGAGCTGGGATCGATTTACCGTTCCAAAACCGTTCGGAAGGTTGGATTTTTATGCCTCCGAGCCGATCGATCTGGGTGGGTTGGAGATGGAAGCGGCAAAGGCTCTTATCAAAGCAAAGCTGATGGAGCATGTTCTTTAG